One genomic region from Oryzias melastigma strain HK-1 linkage group LG19, ASM292280v2, whole genome shotgun sequence encodes:
- the uros gene encoding uroporphyrinogen-III synthase isoform X3 yields MMHVLLLKEPREEASGPDPYIKELASHGHKATLIPVLSFKFVSLNTLADKLFQPEKHGGLIFTSPRAVEAVKMCLEESKKRKEEWSKFLRDQWNTKPIYVVGKATAALVQNLGLTPLGEDTGTAEVLSRVIIEREDTNIPPLFFPCGSIKREVLPTALREKGVPLETLTVYQTSEHPDVEKNLRNFFTEQGIPACVAFFSPSGVKFCLELILRLSGDRLTQIKFAAVGPTTRDAMAAEGLCVSCTAEKPTAEHLAAGISDALL; encoded by the exons AT gatgcaCGTGTTGCTTCTGAAAGAGCCGCGAGAAGAGGCTTCTGGACCTGATCCATACATTAAG gagctGGCATCACATGGACACAAAGCTACTCTAATTCCAGTGCTGTCATTTAAGTTTGTCTCATTAAACACCTTGGCAGATAAG cttttccagCCAGAAAAACATGGTGGCCTTATATTTACTAGTCCTAGAGCAGTGGAGGCTGTGAAAATGTGCTTAGAAgaatccaaaaaaagaaaagaag AGTGGAGCAAGTTCCTGAGAGATCAGTGGAACACCAAACCCATCTATGTGGTTGGAAAGGCAACCGCTGCATTAG TCCAGAATCTGGGTCTGACCCCCTTAGGAGAAGACACAGGAACAGCAGAGGTCTTATCACGTGTCATCATTGAAA GAGAAGACACCAACATCCCTCCACTTTTTTTCCCATGTGGCTCAATCAAAAGAGAAGTTTTACCCACGGCTTTGAGGGAAAAGG GAGTTCCCCTCGAGACGCTGACTGTCTATCAGACCTCCGAACATCCCGATGTGGAGAAAAATCTGAGGAATTTCTTTACTGAGCAG GGGATTCCAGCATGCGTTGCTTTCTTCAGTCCCTCAGGAGTTAAGTTTTGTCTGGAATTAATATTGAGGCTATCAGGCGATCGGCTGACTCAAATAAAG TTTGCAGCCGTAGGGCCTACCACCAGAGATGCAATGGCTGCCGAGGGTCTTTGTGTGAGCTGCACGGCGGAGAAGCCGACAGCCGAGCACCTAGCAGCGGGGATATCTGACGCTCTGCTGTGA
- the uros gene encoding uroporphyrinogen-III synthase isoform X1, whose translation MMHVLLLKEPREEASGPDPYIKELASHGHKATLIPVLSFKFVSLNTLADKLFQPEKHGGLIFTSPRAVEAVKMCLEESKKRKEEWSKFLRDQWNTKPIYVVGKATAALVQNLGLTPLGEDTGTAEVLSRVIIEREDTNIPPLFFPCGSIKREVLPTALREKGVPLETLTVYQTSEHPDVEKNLRNFFTEQGIPACVAFFSPSGVKFCLELILRLSGDRLTQIKPLCFQFAAVGPTTRDAMAAEGLCVSCTAEKPTAEHLAAGISDALL comes from the exons AT gatgcaCGTGTTGCTTCTGAAAGAGCCGCGAGAAGAGGCTTCTGGACCTGATCCATACATTAAG gagctGGCATCACATGGACACAAAGCTACTCTAATTCCAGTGCTGTCATTTAAGTTTGTCTCATTAAACACCTTGGCAGATAAG cttttccagCCAGAAAAACATGGTGGCCTTATATTTACTAGTCCTAGAGCAGTGGAGGCTGTGAAAATGTGCTTAGAAgaatccaaaaaaagaaaagaag AGTGGAGCAAGTTCCTGAGAGATCAGTGGAACACCAAACCCATCTATGTGGTTGGAAAGGCAACCGCTGCATTAG TCCAGAATCTGGGTCTGACCCCCTTAGGAGAAGACACAGGAACAGCAGAGGTCTTATCACGTGTCATCATTGAAA GAGAAGACACCAACATCCCTCCACTTTTTTTCCCATGTGGCTCAATCAAAAGAGAAGTTTTACCCACGGCTTTGAGGGAAAAGG GAGTTCCCCTCGAGACGCTGACTGTCTATCAGACCTCCGAACATCCCGATGTGGAGAAAAATCTGAGGAATTTCTTTACTGAGCAG GGGATTCCAGCATGCGTTGCTTTCTTCAGTCCCTCAGGAGTTAAGTTTTGTCTGGAATTAATATTGAGGCTATCAGGCGATCGGCTGACTCAAATAAAG CCACTTTGTTTCCAGTTTGCAGCCGTAGGGCCTACCACCAGAGATGCAATGGCTGCCGAGGGTCTTTGTGTGAGCTGCACGGCGGAGAAGCCGACAGCCGAGCACCTAGCAGCGGGGATATCTGACGCTCTGCTGTGA
- the uros gene encoding uroporphyrinogen-III synthase isoform X2: MHVLLLKEPREEASGPDPYIKELASHGHKATLIPVLSFKFVSLNTLADKLFQPEKHGGLIFTSPRAVEAVKMCLEESKKRKEEWSKFLRDQWNTKPIYVVGKATAALVQNLGLTPLGEDTGTAEVLSRVIIEREDTNIPPLFFPCGSIKREVLPTALREKGVPLETLTVYQTSEHPDVEKNLRNFFTEQGIPACVAFFSPSGVKFCLELILRLSGDRLTQIKPLCFQFAAVGPTTRDAMAAEGLCVSCTAEKPTAEHLAAGISDALL, encoded by the exons atgcaCGTGTTGCTTCTGAAAGAGCCGCGAGAAGAGGCTTCTGGACCTGATCCATACATTAAG gagctGGCATCACATGGACACAAAGCTACTCTAATTCCAGTGCTGTCATTTAAGTTTGTCTCATTAAACACCTTGGCAGATAAG cttttccagCCAGAAAAACATGGTGGCCTTATATTTACTAGTCCTAGAGCAGTGGAGGCTGTGAAAATGTGCTTAGAAgaatccaaaaaaagaaaagaag AGTGGAGCAAGTTCCTGAGAGATCAGTGGAACACCAAACCCATCTATGTGGTTGGAAAGGCAACCGCTGCATTAG TCCAGAATCTGGGTCTGACCCCCTTAGGAGAAGACACAGGAACAGCAGAGGTCTTATCACGTGTCATCATTGAAA GAGAAGACACCAACATCCCTCCACTTTTTTTCCCATGTGGCTCAATCAAAAGAGAAGTTTTACCCACGGCTTTGAGGGAAAAGG GAGTTCCCCTCGAGACGCTGACTGTCTATCAGACCTCCGAACATCCCGATGTGGAGAAAAATCTGAGGAATTTCTTTACTGAGCAG GGGATTCCAGCATGCGTTGCTTTCTTCAGTCCCTCAGGAGTTAAGTTTTGTCTGGAATTAATATTGAGGCTATCAGGCGATCGGCTGACTCAAATAAAG CCACTTTGTTTCCAGTTTGCAGCCGTAGGGCCTACCACCAGAGATGCAATGGCTGCCGAGGGTCTTTGTGTGAGCTGCACGGCGGAGAAGCCGACAGCCGAGCACCTAGCAGCGGGGATATCTGACGCTCTGCTGTGA
- the LOC112154418 gene encoding protein BCCIP homolog — protein sequence MASSAKKRAVGLGENPEESGSSDENPEDDGDSEEEEDSDASEEINEEVTVDFEAHTISHNDFGGIKKLLQQVFLKAHVNTSEMTDMIIQQNHIGSVIRQAEVPEDSDDEDPDEVFGFISMLNLTERKGVQCVEEVKDLILDQCGKNASHSVTEQLEQIFSDTTKPVGLLLSERFINVPPQIALPLHKQLQEEIAEAQRTNKPSGRCCYCLMISKTCKEASKNIQSRGGAPKEEYMFVNAEEEFFYEEAVVKFHYSVQEEADSCLTGRWSFDDVPMKPFRTVMLIPTDRIPAIMDKLKEYLTV from the exons ATGGCTTCTTCGGCGAAGAAAAGAGCAGTAGGTTTAGGTGAAAACCCCGAGGAAAGTGGGAGCTCAGATGAAAACCCCGAGGATGATGGGGAttccgaggaggaggaggacagcgaCGCCTCAGAAGAAATTAACGAG GAGGTCACCGTGGATTTTGAAGCTCACACCATATCACACAACGACTTTGGTGGCATAAAGAAGCTTCTGCAGCAG GTGTTCCTGAAAGCTCATGTAAACACATCAGAGATGACAGACATGATCATCCAGCAGAACCATATTGGAAGTGTCATCAGG CAAGCTGAGGTTCCAGAGGACAGTGATGATGAAGATCCAGATGAAGTATTCGGTTTTATTTCTATGCTGAACCTCACAGAGAGAAAA gGTGTGCAGTGTGTGGAGGAAGTGAAGGATCTGATTTTGGACCAGTGTGGAAAGAACGCTTCTCATAGTGTAACAGAACAGCTGGAGCAGATCTTCAGTGACACCACTAAGCCTGTTGGGCTTCTGCTGAGCGAGCGTTTCATCAACGTACCCCCACAGATTGCCCTCCCACTGCACAAGCAGCTCCA ggAGGAGAtagctgaagctcagaggacCAATAAGCCCAGTGGGAGGTGCTGCTACTGCCTGATGATCAGCAAGACCTGCAAAGAAGCATCCAAGAATATCCAGTCCAGAGGAGGAGCTCCGAAAGAGGAGTACATGTTTGTCAATGCAGAGGAGGAATTCTTTTACGAG GAAGCTGTGGTGAAGTTCCATTACTCGGTCCAGGAAGAGGCGGACTCTTGTTTGACTGGCAGGTGGTCATTTGACGACGTTCCTATGAAGCCTTTCAGAACAGTGATGCTGATTCCCACCGACAGAATACCTGCTATCATGGACAAGCTGAAGGAATACCTGACCGTGTGA
- the dhx32a gene encoding DEAD/H (Asp-Glu-Ala-Asp/His) box polypeptide 32a, with protein sequence MSTSEEFSADSEECPGEDCAGFGDDLELNQFDGLPFSSRYYKLLKERKTLSVWEVRSQFEESLVNNQVVVVSATAKSGRSTQIPQWCAEFCLSAQYQHGMVVCTQTNGQQAVDLALRVADEMDVNIGHEVGYTIPMETCCSSDTVLRYYTDDMLLREMMSDPFLEQYGVVVIDQAHERTVSTDILLGLLKDILLQRPELRVVVLTLPSMTKKLLRHYGGVPLISLEASSPAEVVCSNSSSKDYFLSALRLVLDIHRTKESGDVLVFLASEEEVSRACSILQSESSRLRGNLDQLVPVILCSSQRELMTEQSSSTKSRRVFLCMQQWEDVWCTPQSVSFVVDTGLQKKMVYNPRVRAYSEVLQPVSRCQADIRKQLSAPAGKCFCLYSEDGLTETPPQILESNFTPTALFLKRMEIAGLGRCHFIDRPDPESLMQALEELDYLAALDDDGNLSEIGIIMSEIPLEPQMAKALLASCEFDCVSEMLTIAAMLSAPSCLLKPSSGMSHEAARCRAAFQHPEGDHFTLINIYNAFKQSQREPHVTPEKWCQDRFLDHSALKTADVIRSELTDTLNRIELPISEPSFGTKTNTCSIKRALLAGFFMQVARDVDGSGNYFILSHKHMAQVHPLSCYGAQSHKLGLPEWLLFNEYTLSENNCMKTASQISPQMFLQMAPLYYFYNLPPSESKDMLQELLDSEGCSNCKEKTRAAGMSSDANGCAAATQTQDRCAIM encoded by the exons ATGTCAACTTCTGAGGAGTTTTCCGCTGACAGTGAGGAATGTCCGGGTGAGGACTGCGCCGGCTTTGGAGACGATCTGGAGTTAAATCAGTTTGATGGGTTGCCTTTTTCTTCTCGTTACTACAAACTTCTGAAGGAGAGGAAGACTCTGTCCGTGTGGGAGGTCAGGTCCCAGTTTGAGGAGTCTCTGGTTAACAACCAGGTGGTGGTTGTGTCTGCAACTGCAAAAAGTGGGAGGAGTACACAG ATCCCTCAGTGGTGTGCAGAGTTCTGCCTGTCTGCACAGTATCAGCACGGCATGGTTGTGTGCACGCAGACCAACGGGCAGCAGGCGGTGGATCTGGCCCTGCGCGTGGCTGATGAAATGGACGTGAACATCGGCCATGAAGTGGGCTACACCATCCCTATGGagacctgctgctcctctgacACTGTTCTGAG gtACTACACTGATGACATGTTGCTCAGAGAGATGATGTCAGACCCGTTCCTGGAGCAGTACGGAGTCGTCGTCATTGACCAGGCCCATGAGCGGACGGTCAGCACAGACATACTGCTGGGTCTCCTGAAGGACATCCTGCTGCAGCGGCCTGAGCTCCGAGTCGTGGTTCTCACTCTTCCCTCCATGACGAAGAAGCTCCTCAGACACTACGGCGGCGTCCCGCTCATCAGTCTGGAAGCCTCGTCTCCTGCCGAGGTGGtctgcagcaacagcagcagcaaagaCTACTTCCTGTCAGCACTCAGGCTGGTGCTGGACATCCATCGGACCAAAGAGAGTGGAGACGTTCTCGTGTTTTTGGCCTCCGAGGAG GAGGTTTCTAGGGCATGCAGCATCCTGCAGAGTGAAAGCTCCAGGTTGAGAGGGAATCTGGACCAGTTGGTGCCTGTAATCCTGTGCTCAAGCCAGCGAGAGCTCATGACTGAGCAGTCAAGCTCCACAAAGTCCAGGAGGGTTTTCCTGTGCATGCAGCAGTGGGAGGACGTGTGGTGTACCCCCCAGTCTGTGAGCTTCGTTGTGGATACGGGGctccagaaaaaaatg GTTTACAATCCAAGAGTGAGGGCTTACTCTGAGGTCCTGCAGCCCGTCAGTCGGTGTCAGGCGGATATTCGGAAGCAGCTCTCTGCACCGGCAG GTAAATGTTTCTGCCTGTATTCTGAGGACGGCCTGACAGAGACCCCCCCTCAGATCCTGGAGTCCAACTTCACACCGACAGCTCTCTTCCTAAAGAGGATGGAGATCGCAGGACTCGGACGGTGTCATTTCATCGACAGACCAG ATCCAGAGAGTCTGATGCAGGCCTTGGAGGAGCTGGATTACCTCGCTGCCTTAGACGACGATGGAAACTTGTCCGAAATCGGCATCATCATGTCTGAAATCCCTCTGGAACCTCAGATGGCCAAAGCTCTGCTGGCGTCCTGCGAGTTTGACTGTGTGAGCGAGATGCTGACGATCGCCGCCATGCTGTCAG cACCAAGCTGCTTGTTGAAACCATCCTCTGGAATGAGCCATGAAGCGGCCCGCTGCCGTGCAGCGTTTCAGCACCCTGAAGGCGATCACTTCACCCTCATAAATATCTACAACGCTTTCAAGCAGAGCCAGAGGGAACCAC ATGTAACTCCGGAAAAATGGTGTCAGGACCGTTTTCTGGATCATTCTGCCCTGAAGACGGCTGACGTCATCCGGTCAGAGCTGACCGACACTCTGAACAGGATCGAGCTTCCGATATCAGAACCCTCCTTTGGAACCAAGACAAACACTTGCAGCATTAAAAGAGCTCTGTTGGCTGGATTCTTCATgcag gttgctCGAGATGTGGACGGATCAGGAAACTACTTTATTCTGTCCCATAAGCACATGGCTCAGGTCCACCCGCTCTCCTGTTACGGAGCTCAGTCCCACAAACTGGGGCTTCCAGAGTGGCTGCTTTTTAATGAGTACACCCTGTCAGAAAACAACTGCATGAAAACAGCCTCACAAATTTCCCCTCAAAT GTTCCTTCAAATGGCACCTCTGTACTACTTCTACAATCTGCCTCCCAGTGAGAGTAAAGACATGCTGCAAGAGCTGCTGGACTCAGAAGGATGCAGCAACTGCAAAGAAAAGACCCGAGCTGCAGGAATGAGCAGCGACGCAAACGGCTGCGCAGCTGCAACGCAAACTCAGGACAGATGTGCGATTATGTGA